GATTAGAGACGAAGCTTGCAATGGGTGGTGTATCCCAGATTTTTTACCAATATCGATTTCTTCGTGGAGACAACCCGGTCAAGTTTATCCAAGTTGAGATCAAAGACGATGAAGACATGCAGAATATGTTTGCCAATCATGAGTATTCTGGTTACGAATGCATAGAACTGTATGTTACTCTACCAGAAGTTCAAACCACACAAATGGTTGAGTCACAAGTCATTGATGCACTTGGAGACGAGCAAGAAGAGGTCGACGttgtagatgaagaagaagaagcaccagaaaTAGAAGTTGATAACCTGGTAAACGAGGAAAGTGAAGATGAACCGGAAGTTGTTGTACCACGAGATCAAGTGCATATGCCTCCAGTGCACATGAGGAACCTGAATTTTGATGGGGATGACGAACCATCGACTGATATTTTCTATGATCCATACACCCAAACAGATCAACGGTTAAAAGTAGGAGACAAATTtcgttctaaggaggcatgtatcATGGCCATAAAAAGATTTCATATGGCAAACAATGTTGATTTTAGAGTTGATCGCGCCAATGTCGAAAGGTACAAAATTTACTGTAGTAACACTGattgtggattcaggttgcatgcatcatacaggaAGAGAAGTGACTCATGGGTTATAGGATATATTTCCCAAGATCACACATGTATTAACACAAATGTTTCACAAGATCACCGTAAGCTCAGTTATGACATCATTTGTCAAGAAATCTTGCCTCTAGTTGAAAAAGATCCATCGTTAAAGGTGAAAACGATAATCTCTCATATCGTTGCAACGTACAACTACACTCCGTCTTATAGAAAGGCGTGGCTGGCGAAGACCAAGGCGATCGAAGTTGTGTATGGAAATTGGGAGGATTCGTATAAACGACTCCCACATTTCTTATATGCGCTTCAAATTTATGCTCCTGGAACTGTTACTATTTTAGAGACCCTTCCGGCGCAATCTCCAGACGGAACATCACTTCAAGGA
The Vicia villosa cultivar HV-30 ecotype Madison, WI linkage group LG6, Vvil1.0, whole genome shotgun sequence genome window above contains:
- the LOC131615007 gene encoding uncharacterized protein LOC131615007, whose protein sequence is MAPPQYIINAHIFGETYDNEEVGFLFRNTEVKRFCLSRKANFSYFKGRLETKLAMGGVSQIFYQYRFLRGDNPVKFIQVEIKDDEDMQNMFANHEYSGYECIELYVTLPEVQTTQMVESQVIDALGDEQEEVDVVDEEEEAPEIEVDNLVNEESEDEPEVVVPRDQVHMPPVHMRNLNFDGDDEPSTDIFYDPYTQTDQRLKVGDKFRSKEACIMAIKRFHMANNVDFRVDRANVERYKIYCSNTDCGFRLHASYRKRSDSWVIGYISQDHTCINTNVSQDHRKLSYDIICQEILPLVEKDPSLKVKTIISHIVATYNYTPSYRKAWLAKTKAIEVVYGNWEDSYKRLPHFLYALQIYAPGTVTILETLPAQSPDGTSLQGNIKDRALRKTLVNVGYALTQPTFQYYRQEIVAANPDAGRWVDSLAREKWTRSYDNGKRWGHMTTNLVESMNGVFKGIRHLPITALVEATYYRMASLFARRGNRDMKIRTSGYMRRIA